The following proteins are encoded in a genomic region of Triticum dicoccoides isolate Atlit2015 ecotype Zavitan chromosome 1B, WEW_v2.0, whole genome shotgun sequence:
- the LOC119349885 gene encoding structural maintenance of chromosomes protein 5-like: MAPARAAKRPKLERPAASASASTSAAPHQRGDDDYVPGNIVEIELCNFMTYDRLVCRPGPRLNLVVGPNGSGKSSLVCAIALALAADPAILGRAASVRAFVKRGEESGHVRLSLRSEDQGRDIDITRKIDTNNKSEWLLDGATVPKKDIIDVIKKFNIQINNLTQFLPQDRVCEFAKLTPIQLLEETEKAVGDPNLPVQHRQLIEWSKELRNLEVAVKQKEQTLNNLKALNAEQEKDVQRVRQRDKLLKKAELMKKKLPWLKYDAKKEQFQKVQDEEKIFKKKMDDAAKIWQDAKAPIEGLKKEKTTITSSMKKITNQINQNTNKRREVTDDEIQLSARLKTTLDDIEYLKRHEKNLQQKISKAKEGLAAAEREFQDLQPYEPPRDEMTQLTNDIGHKICGINDLKLKRKEKEWQLSQERENLRKCSDRLMQMESKNNKLLQALQRAGAERINEAYSWVQNNKNMFRGEVYGPVLLEVNVQSKTHAGYLESHVPNYIWRSFITQNASDRDLLVRQLKQYGTPILNYTGANSIMGEPLNITPEMKQLGITSRLDQEFDAPPAVKNVLITQASVDQSYIGTNQADQSADDVVKLGINDLWTPRNHYRWTRSRYGGHLSANVDSIYPSRLFMCDVNVSDIEMLRSEKDEHTRNVEGMEEALKELQKEQRKLEDEEAEFRKKKEAITDRVRLEKKKREDIQRRIDLKRRTLEDISKEEDVESSTRKLTDKLAKLNDDRFRALLKLKNLLVEAVALKWSYTEKNMASIELDTKIWEMEKDVKKHEKDVLSASRDYENCKRITQEHKQLVLKAKQHAESVSMITDNLAKEFEKMPTTIEELELAIQDTESEANSMLFLNQNVLQEYQNRQREIESISTKLEDDKAECERCCSEIETTKGKWLPTLRSLVLKINDTFSRNFQEMAVAGEVSLDEHGLDFSQYGILIKVKFRQTGELQVLSAHHQSGGERSVSTILYLVSLQDLTNCPFRVVDEINQGMDPVNERKMFQQLVRAASQLNTPQCFLLTPKLLPDLEYSDACSILNIMNGPWIEKPAHAWRAGDSWRTVIGLGLAGN; encoded by the exons ATGGCGCCCGCCCGGGCCGCCAAGCGCCCCAAGCTGGagcgccccgccgcctccgcctccgcctccacctccgccgcgCCCCATCAGCGGGGCGACGACGACTACGTGCCGGGCAACATCGTGGAGATCGAGCTGTGCAACTTCAtgacctacgaccgcctcgtctgcCGCCCCGGCCCGCGCCTCAACCTCGTCGTCGGCCCCAACGGCTCCGGCAAGAGCTCCCTCGTCTGCGCCATCGCgctcgccctcgccgccgaccccgccatcCTCGGCCGGGCCGCCAGCGTCAGGGCCTTCGTCAAGCGAGGGGAGGAGTCCGGCCACGTCCGCCTCTCCCTCCGCTCCGAGGACCAGGGCCGCGACATCGACATCACCCGCAAGATCGACACCAACAACAAGTCCGAGTGGCTACTCGACG GTGCCACCGTCCCCAAGAAGGATATCATCGACGTCATCAAGAAGTTCAACATCCAAATCAACAACCTCACTCAG TTCTTGCCCCAAGATCGTGTGTGCGAGTTTGCAAAGCTCACCCCCATCCAGCTGCTAGAAGAGACCGAGAAGGCCGTGGGCGATCCCAATTTACCTGTTCAGCATCGCCAGCTTATAGAATGGAGCAAGGAGCTCAGGAATCTTGAAGTG GCCGTAAAGCAAAAGGAGCAGACCTTGAACAACCTCAAGGCCCTCAACGCCGAACAAGAAAAAGATGTCCAACGTGTCCGCCAAAGAGATAAGCTCCTCAAGAAG GCTGAGCTAATGAAGAAGAAGTTGCCCTGGCTCAAATACGACGCGAAGAAGGAGCAATTCCAGAAGGTACAGGATGAGGAGAAAATTTTcaagaagaaaatggatgatgcagCCAAGATCTGGCAAGATGCAAAAGCCCCTATCGA AGggctcaagaaagagaaaacgacAATTACTTCAAGTATGAAGAAGATAaccaaccaaataaatcaaaacacAAACAAGCGTCGGGAAGTTACAGACGACGAGATTCAGCTG AGTGCACGATTGAAAACCACGCTTGATGACATAGAATATCTGAAAAGGCATGAAAAGAATCTGCAACAAAAGATCTCAAAGGCTAAGGAAGGTCTTGCTGCTGCTGAAAGGGAATTTCAAGATCTACAACCATATGAACCACCTAGAGATGAAATG ACACAACTAACAAATGATATTGGACATAAAATTTGTGGCATAAACGATCTAAAACTTAAACGGAAAGAGAAGGAGTGGCAGTTATCACAAGAGAGAGAAAATCTTAGGAAGTGTTCCGACAG GTTGATGCAAATGGAAAGTAAGAACAATAAGTTACTCCAAGCATTGCAAAGAGCTGGTGCTGAAAGAATCAATGAAGCATACTCTTGGGTGCAGAACAACAAAAATATGTTCAGGGGAGAAGTTTATGGGCctgttctgcttgag GTCAATGTTCAGAGTAAAACTCACGCTGGTTACTTGGAAAGCCATGTTCCGAACTATATATGGAGG TCATTCATTACACAGAATGCTTCCGACCGTGACCTCTTGGTTAGACAACTGAAGCAATATGGTACTCCTATTCTCAACTACACAGGGGCCAATAGCATCATGGGTGAGCCATTGAACATTACCCCAGAG atgaagcaacttgggatcaCATCAAGACTCGATCAAGAATTTGATGCTCCTCCTGCTGTAAAAAATGTTTTGATTACTCAGGCTTCAGTGGATCAATCG TATATAGGTACAAATCAAGCGGATCAAAGCGCAGATGATGTGGTAAAGTTAGGTATTAATGACCTTTGGACTCCACGTAACCATTATCGATGGACCAGATCAAGATATGGTGGCCATTTGTCAGCAAATGTAGATTCAATCTACCCGTCGCGCCTCTTCATGTGCG ACGTGAATGTTAGTGACATTGAAATGCTTCGATCTGAGAAGGATGAACATACAAGAAATGTTGAGGGCATGGAGGAAGCCTTAAAAGAGCTCCAGAAAGAGCAGAGAAAATTAGAAGATGAAGAGGCAGAATTCCGCAAGAAAAAG GAAGCGATTACTGACAGGGTGAGGCTTGAAAAGAAGAAGCGAGAAGACATACAAAGGCGTATCG ATTTGAAAAGAAGAACTCTGGAGGACATATCAAAAGAGGAAGATGTGGAGTCCAGCACAAGAAAGCTTACTGATAAGCTAGCTAAGTTAAATGATGATCGATTTCGAGCATTGCTAAAACTCAAG AATTTACTTGTTGAAGCTGTTGCTCTCAAATGGAGTTATACAGAAAAGAACATGGCTTCTATTGAGCTTGATACAAAG ATATGGGAGATGGAAAAGGATGTGAAGAAACACGAAAAGGATGTTCTTAGTGCTTCCAGAGACTATGAAAACT GTAAAAGAATCACTCAAGAGCATAAGCAGCTGGTGCTTAAGGCAAAACAGCATGCGGAGTCAGTATCTATGATCACGGACAACCTTGCAAAAGAGTTTGAGAAG ATGCCGACCACCATAGAGGAATTGGAACTTGCAATACAAGATACTGAATCAGAAGCAAATTCTATGCTATTCCTCAACCAAAATGTTTTGCAGGAGTATCAAAACCGGCAACGTGAG ATTGAATCAATATCAACAAAACTGGAAGATGATAAAGCAGAATGTGAGAGGTGCTGCTCTGAAATAGAAACTACAAAG GGTAAATGGCTTCCAACTCTCCGAAGTCTTGTTTTAAAAATAAATGATACCTTTAGTCGCAACTTCCAAGAAATGGCTGTTGCTGGAGAAGTTTCACTTG ATGAGCATGGTCTTGATTTTAGTCAATACGGTATTCTTATAAAGGTGAAGTTTAG GCAAACTGGTGAGCTGCAGGTGCTAAGTGCTCATCACCAATCTGGAGGG GAGCGGTCAGTTTCCACGATCCTGTATCTTGTATCGCTCCAAGACCTGACCAACTGCCCATTTAGGGTGGTTGATGAGATAAACCAAG GAATGGATCCGGTAAACGAGAGGAAGATGTTCCAGCAGCTTGTGAGGGCGGCGAGCCAACTCAACACACCACA gtgCTTCCTGCTGACACCCAAGTTGCTGCCTGATTTGGAATATAGCGACGCGTGCAGCATCTTGAACATCATGAACGGTCCCTGGATTGAGAAACCAGCCCATG
- the LOC119314333 gene encoding two-component response regulator ORR42-like, whose amino-acid sequence MASSLKALLVEDTVVDSMVLSFMLRRFHCEVTLAKNGKEAVDMFLEGNKFDIVVCDKDMPIMTGPEAIMKIRAMGATDVKIVGVSADDNAMEVFMSAGADDFVPKPMRLEVLGPMIQEVINRKNI is encoded by the exons ATGGCATCATCCCTCAAGGCACTGCTTGTTGAGGATACTGTGGTTGACAGCATGGTTCTCTCCTTCATGCTACGCAGATTTCACTGTGAGGTCACCCTGGCTAAAAATGGAAAAGAAGCTGTTGATATGTTCCTTGAGGGTAACAAGTTTGACATTGTTGTGTGTGATAAGGACATGCCCATAATGACCGGTCCCGAG GCAATCATGAAGATCCGTGCTATGGGAGCCACCGATGTAAAGATTGTCGGGGTGTCCGCTGATGATAACGCCATGGAGGTGTTCATGAGTGCCGGTGCTGATGACTTTGTGCCCAAACCAATGAGGCTTGAGGTTCTCGGGCCTATGATTCAAGAGGTCATCAACAGGAAGAATATTTAG